In the genome of Eriocheir sinensis breed Jianghai 21 unplaced genomic scaffold, ASM2467909v1 Scaffold170, whole genome shotgun sequence, one region contains:
- the LOC126990513 gene encoding ryncolin-2-like, with amino-acid sequence MTILMLLSVAAMAVAAVEPASTPAPSAEGDTSNVLLGKSVVSSLLVATGFSEACVAEALDTCAPASVHRPTPPNPLVQEARELLQEVRQVVNHYDNRPRHCKDLLDGGDSGKGIRQVYPITGQPHRRVAVFCDQTTDGGGWTVFQRRTNLTVREDFNRTWREYDLGFGHLEGEFWLGLDLLHGLTSAALQELRIDMADWDDVKRHAKYGFFYVGPPSTKYRLSVGR; translated from the exons ATGACAATTCTGATGTTGTTGAGCGTCGCGGCCATGGCCGTGGCCGCCGTGGAGCCAGCCAGCACTCCCGCCCCTTCTGCAGAGGGGGACACGAGCAATGTGCTCCTTGGAAAGTCCGTAGTGTCCAGCCTCCTCGTCGCCACGGGCTTCAGCGAGGCGTGTGTGGCCGAAGCTCTGGACACCTGTGCACCCGCCTCCGTGCACCGCCCAACGCCGCCGAACCCACTGGTGCAG GAGGCGAGAGAGCTGCTGCAGGAGGTGCGTCAAGTCGTGAATCACTACGACAACCGACCGCGTCACTGCAAGGACCTGCTGGACGGCGGGGACAGCGGCAAGGGCATTCGCCAAGTGTACCCCATCACTGGGCAGCCCCACCGCCGCGTGGCAGTGTTCTGCGACCAAACGACTGATGGAGGGGGCTGGACGGTGTTCCAGAGGCGCACAAACCTCACCGTCCGGGAAGATTTTAACCGGACATGGAGAGAATACGACTTGGGTTTCGGCCATCTCGAGGGCGAGTTCTGGCTGGGCCTGGACCTGCTGCACGGACTGACATCGGCGGCCCTTCAGGAACTGCGCATCGACATGGCGGATTGGGACGACGTAAAACGGCACGCAAAGTACGGCTTCTTCTACGTCGGCCCTCCAAGCACCAAGTACCGCCTCAGTGTTGGAAGGTGA